CTGCGCATCGTCAGCAGCGCCGGCGAGCCGCTGAATCCGGAAGTGATCCGCTGGTTCGCCGACAACCTCGGCGTGGTGATTCACGACCATTACGGCCAGACCGAACTGGGCATGGTGCTGTGCAATCACCATGGCCTGGAACATCCGATCCACATGGGCGCCGCCGGTTTTGCCTCGCCGGGCCACCGTATCGTGGTGCTGGATGAGGAATACAAAGAACTCGGCGTTGGCCAGCCAGGAATCCTGGCCATTGACCGTACCCAGTCGCCGATGTGCTGGTTCGGTGGTTACGAAGGCGTACCGACCAAAGCGTTCGTCGGCAATTATTACCTGAGCGGCGACACCGTCGAGTGGAACCCGGACGGCAGCATCAGCTTCGTCGGCCGCAGCGACGACGTGATTACCACCTCGGGTTACCGCGTCGGCCCGTTCGACGTGGAAAGCGCCCTGATCGAACACCCGGCGGTGGTCGAGGCGGCGGTGATCGGCAAGCCCGACCCGGAGCGCACCGAACTGGTGAAAGCCTTCGTCGTGCTCAGCCCGCAATACCGCGCCGAGCCTGCGCTGGCCGAAGAACTGCGGCAACACGTGCGCAAGCGTCTGGCGGCGCACTCGTACCCCCGTGAAATCGAATTTGTCAGCGAATTGCCGAAAACCCCAAGCGGCAAATTGCAGCGCTTTATCTTGCGCAACCAGGAAATCGCCAAGGCTCAAGAGGCCGCCGCGAAGAACGTTTCAGCTTGAATCCAAGGAAACAAAGATGCAGATCGAAAACAAGGTTTTTCTCGTCACCGGCGGTGCTTCCGGCCTCGGTGCCGCCACCGCTGAAATGCTGGTGGCCGCCGGCGCCAAGGTGATGCTGGTGGACATGAACGCCGAAGCCGTCGCGGCGCAGGCTGTACGTCTCGGCGCGCAAAGCGTGGTGGCCGACATCAGCAATGAAGCGGCGGCCGAAGCGGCGGTGCAGGCGACGGTCAAAGCGTTTGGCGGCCTTAATGGCCTGGTCAATTGCGCCGGCATCGTGCGTGGCGAGAAGATCCTCGGCAAGACCGGCCCTCATGCCTTGGCCAGTTTCAGCCAGGTGATCAACGTCAACCTGATCGGCAGTTTCAATATGCTGCGCCTGGCTGCTGCGGCGATTGCCGAGACTGAAGCGGATGCAGACGGCGAGCGCGGGGTGATCATCAACACCGCCTCGGTGGCGGCCTTCGACGGCCAGATTGGCCAGGCTGCGTATTCGGCGTCCAAAGGCGCGATTGCCAGCCTGACCTTGCCTGCCGCCCGTGAGCTGGCGCGTTTCGGCATCCGCGTGATGACCATCGCACCGGGCATTTTCGAAACGCCGATGATGGCCGGCATGACCCCGGAAGTACGTGATTCACTGGCCGCTGGGGTGCCGTTTCCGCCACGCCTGGGCAAGCCGAGCGAGTACGCCGCGTTGGCCAGGCATATCATAGAAAACAGCATGCTCAACGGCGAGGTGATCCGTCTCGACGGTGCCTTGCGCATGGCCGCCAAATAAGGAGTATTTGTCATGACATTGTCCAACGATCCGATTGTTATTGTCAGCGCCGTCCGCACCCCGATGGGCGGTTTCCAGGGCGAACTGAAAAGCCTGACCGCGCCGCAACTGGGCGCTGCTGCGATTCGTGCCGCGGTCGAACGCGCCGGTATCGCCCCTGAATCCGTCGAAGAAGTGCTGTTCGGCTGCGTGCTCTCCGCCGGCCTCGGCCAGGCCCCGGCGCGGCAAGCGGCACTGGGCGCCGGGTTGGATAAATCGACCCGCTGCACGACGCTGAACAAAATGTGCGGCTCGGGCATGGAAGCGACGATCCTGGCCCACGACATGCTGATCGCCGGCAGCGCCGACGTGGTGGTCGCTGGCGGCATGGAAAGCATGTCCAACGCGCCGTACCTGCTGGACCGCGCCCGCAGCGGTTACCGCATGGGCCATGGCCAGGTGCCCGATCACATGTTCCTCGATGGCCTCGAAGACGCCTACGACAAGGGCCGCCTGATGGGCACCTTTGCCGAGGATTGCGCCGAGACCAATGGCTTCAGCCGTGAAGATCAGGACGCGTTTGCCATCGCGTCGACCACCCGCGCCCAACAGGCGATCCAGGAAGGTAGTTTTAACGCCGAGATCGTGCCGCTCACCGTGACGGTCGGCAAACAGCAAGTGCTGATCAGCCACGACGAACAACCGCCGAAAGCCAAACTGGACAAGATCGCTTCGCTGAAACCGGCGTTCCGCGAGGGCGGCACGGTGACGGCGGCCAACTCCAGTTCGATTTCCGACGGCGCCGCGGCATTGGTGCTGATGCGCCGTTCCGAAGCCGAGAAACAAGGCTTGAAACCACTGGCAGTGATTCATGGCCACGCGGCGTTCGCCGACACCCCGGGGCTGTTCCCGGTGGCACCGGTGGGCGCGATCAAGAAATTGATGAAGAAAACCGGCTGGTCGCTGGATGAAGTCGAGTTGTTCGAAGTCAACGAAGCCTTCGCCGTGGTGAGCCTGGTGACCATGACCAAGCTGGAAATCTCCCACGAGAAGATCAACGTCCACGGCGGTGCCTGTGCCTTGGGCCACCCGATTGGTGCATCCGGCGCGCGGATCCTCGTGACCTTGCTCTCGGCCCTGCGCCAGAAAGGCCTGAAACGTGGCGTTGCAGCGATCTGCATCGG
The Pseudomonas sp. GR 6-02 genome window above contains:
- a CDS encoding SDR family NAD(P)-dependent oxidoreductase produces the protein MQIENKVFLVTGGASGLGAATAEMLVAAGAKVMLVDMNAEAVAAQAVRLGAQSVVADISNEAAAEAAVQATVKAFGGLNGLVNCAGIVRGEKILGKTGPHALASFSQVINVNLIGSFNMLRLAAAAIAETEADADGERGVIINTASVAAFDGQIGQAAYSASKGAIASLTLPAARELARFGIRVMTIAPGIFETPMMAGMTPEVRDSLAAGVPFPPRLGKPSEYAALARHIIENSMLNGEVIRLDGALRMAAK
- a CDS encoding acetyl-CoA C-acyltransferase, whose protein sequence is MTLSNDPIVIVSAVRTPMGGFQGELKSLTAPQLGAAAIRAAVERAGIAPESVEEVLFGCVLSAGLGQAPARQAALGAGLDKSTRCTTLNKMCGSGMEATILAHDMLIAGSADVVVAGGMESMSNAPYLLDRARSGYRMGHGQVPDHMFLDGLEDAYDKGRLMGTFAEDCAETNGFSREDQDAFAIASTTRAQQAIQEGSFNAEIVPLTVTVGKQQVLISHDEQPPKAKLDKIASLKPAFREGGTVTAANSSSISDGAAALVLMRRSEAEKQGLKPLAVIHGHAAFADTPGLFPVAPVGAIKKLMKKTGWSLDEVELFEVNEAFAVVSLVTMTKLEISHEKINVHGGACALGHPIGASGARILVTLLSALRQKGLKRGVAAICIGGGEATAMAVECLY